A window of Tachypleus tridentatus isolate NWPU-2018 chromosome 7, ASM421037v1, whole genome shotgun sequence genomic DNA:
GAATAGCGCGACTGGATAAAGATAGATTCGATTTTATTCTTTCTTCAACATTATAGTTTATTCCTACAGGCTTAGAgcgtcattttattttaattaaagttttaatacacataccagctaTCTTTAGAATACAGCTACTGATATGAATTTGCTTTGTTTATGAGCTTAAAGAATGTTATAAAGTAGAGACAGGGAGGGGCTGGTGAGGATGTTTGCCCTTGAACCCCTGCTGGCTTTGGACACTCCTTAGCCAGGTAGCCAAATTGATCTCACATTATTACGTTTAATTAACgagtaatgttataaaataacacaatgtcTTTCAAGAAATTTCACAAAATGGCATTTTATATATGGATAACCgttataaatgtatgtaattaaTCTCTGTGAATTAGATGCCATTTCTGTAGAAGATATTGAAGTTATCACAGGAGTTTTAGAAGACGCCAAAAGCATACTGAACACGATAGAAAGATGTTCAGGAATGGTcagtgtgaaaataaatatttaacttttacgtTAGTAGTTTTACTGAGTCAATTTGCATCTCAAACTGGTTGTTGGCTATAAGTTTCGCTCCAATGCACgctaaacaaataatttgtttgtctCAAACGAAATAACATATATGTCTTCCGTGACATCTTTCAGATGTAGTAATGCTATCCTGCAGAATTACAGAGCTGAGAGAAAATTCGATATACAATTATAACAGCTAGGAAAGTGAAACGAAAAAAGAATGAGAGAGAAacagaagaattttgtaatttcaaagcAGCTTACAAATTGCAAAGATCGTGCATATTAATTTGGCTTCAAGACATAAATGGCGCTGGCTGTCTAGCCAATTGGAACCATCGTTACATTGGGACAGAATACTTATTTGTGCTGCAAAGCGAAATTACAGCAGCAAGTATTTAAATAGACATAAGCATCCGTAAGTGACCCCACACAGGCGCCGATATGTATACTTTTAATTTAGTGTTACagtctgaaaatgtatttaatatgtaaagGAAGAGATATCGTTCAATTCTGTATTATTGGTACCTAACAGATTTAATTAATTAGATAGAATTACATAAGTTTATACATTTCAGTATTGTCATCATAATCGTATGTTCTACGTATAATTCGTGCTAATTCAgctattttatttgttgaaaactaAATATAACGACTGTTCTCTTAACATTATGTAATgggtttactattatatatctattttactatccatgtttgtttcagttaaatatatatttagaaatcaaTAGATCTGAAGTGCTATTTTTTTGTACGCGCCTCCGATTTCGAGGCACAGTAACGCATTATTTATCATTACACTAATAGTATCCCTTAatggcacaacgatatgtctacggacttacaacactaggaaccgggtttcgatgcctgtggttgataaagcacagatagcccattgtatagctttgtacttaactacaacttacaaaattataacaattacaatgcatttataatatttgtttttctaacagtttttTAGAGTTACAAAGACAAATCGATTTTAAAGAAAGGAAGGCAAATCTTACTCAGTAAATAATGTACATGAAGATAGAAACACGATTAAGTTACTGTTACTTCCTGTTATTAACTTACGTTATGAATTTAACAGAATGTTCGATAAAGAAATCTAACAGTCTTATCTAGCAAAATCTTAGCTTTATGATTAGTTTTAGGGAAATAAGTCATCGAGAAATCCACTTGCTTGTTGTCGAaaccaatgttttattttagaatttcccAAGTTTAACGAGTTAAGGGAAATGATAGTGCTAAAAGTTTTGTTCCttgagtaataacaataaaaaacacttatTTCTTCGTAAAGCAGAAGACATGTAACAGAAGTTTCAAGTAGTCCTAACTAGGTTGTAATCGTTTTAATTCACGCAtcatatatctttaaaaataccCTTAAATGTTGGATGATTAGGTAACAGAGTTAATGCAGCAGAAAACGAATTACTCTACATTTAAGAATGTAACAGAAGAGTTAATAAGGAAGAGAGGGACTCTCAGAGAACTTTTGATCTATATACTCTTAGACTCTTGTTTTCCTATTGTCAGTCCATATTCTAGTGGGATTGTAGGAGTAGGGTTAGTCGACAGAGCAGGGCTTTCAGGGTAATATCGTTCTCTTTGAGGAGTTTGATCCATGCTGTGGACATtctattacactgcacaacaattttttttaaaagttttgcttcctgaaaagtttttgctgattgtgacaggtacctggtgggtatgcacaaatatagtttcggttttgcttcatcacgtaggaactctgagaaatagacagttaactgtttactggcgataacgtatttaattgcgtttttgtttctaatacgctattaagtttaacataattaaaagtgttttgctcctgattttcgtttgtattcatgtccggtgcatcatgttgcagtgtccaacagtagtcagcaagcattgacggattccagttgccctgatatcgttttttcattgtagcaatgtcctggtgaaaactgaagatttcgatgaaacggtacgtgatgggcaaatttggatgtgattttcatgatcagcagccaaaaatctataagaaacacccaacagtgttcaagaagcaaaatcttTTTTGTGCAGTGTTATAGTTTTGCGTTAAGTAGGATTAGCACTTAGTAGTAGCATAAATTGTATAACTTACTTTGAAAGCTTCATCTTAAACGAATACAAATCGttactagttttgttttttattttcttacacagTTGGAAACCATTTCGACACTTCAGGAGAGATTATGGAACGCTTTCACGAATTTTAACTGGGTTTTGAGTCCAACCCTCTTAGCACTCCTGTTACTAAACATCATAGGAAGTCTATACGATGGACACAAGATACCGTTGTTTATTGCGGTATGTGaagatgtttataaattaaaacaacacagcacaccaaacatgctcaccctatcagccgtggggacgttataacgtcacggtcagtcacactattcgttggtaaaagagtagcccaagagttggttgtgggtggtgatgactaactgccttccctctagtctaacactgctaaattagggacggttagcgcaaatagccctcgtgtagcttggcgcgaaattcgaaacaaacaaaacaacacagtgattccTTTTGCCCTGAAATGGGCTACTCTAGCCCCGTGagccatatataaatacacttgacaattctaaaaccaaaatttcaaggaagaggttaacgaaacctgaccctcctgggtagataAACACCAATACCCAAATACCTATACAAGAGAGAGAGTGAttccttaagaaaaaaaaaaaacataaataaaaaagggCAACTTAAGATAATACATAGACATtaccctgaaaagggccggagtattgtgggttactctggcccaaaagtactacaacaacaacttattagTAGCCGAGATGAAAGTTAGGTATGGAgaaagaggtcttgtgcacctgaccctcctgggtatctaaaAATTCAACATATCCAAATATCTACAAAGAAGAAGCGAAAGTGATTCCTTCTGATTGGAGACACCCTAGGTTTCAGAATATCAAAAAGAGTTAAATTACATATTACCATACAATATTAAGCATAAAGCCAACAACAAATTAGAAATTGACAGATACAATCAAATTGTCACGGAGTGCCCCCTAAAAGCAGCAAAGGACACTgtaccaaaacaacaacagaaaactaaATAACACATGGAttgttgtagttgttgttttgaattaagtacaaagctacacaatgggctatctgtgctctgcccaccacgggtatcgaagcccggattttagcgttgtaagtccgcagacaataacacatgaaaaccaaacaaacaactaataatactgataaaacaacgaagacaataAAGAATACTGCTCATAGCAACAAgagatatagaaataaaaatacaaattaatagtattagaaataaaatcagagcagaaattaaattgctaaaacaggaaaaataagaTAACTTCTACTCCCAACTGAATGAAAAATCAGACCCAAGAAACTTTTGGTCACATCTAAAAGATTTACCAATGAAGTAGCAACAAAAAAGTACCCAACACCAGAAAATAACACCTCAGCGcataccaacaaagaaaaagctgAAGCCTTCAGACAACTACAGAACACTTTTAAAACACGTAATGGCCCAGGCACGAACAACTACTTTTACAATACAGTAAACAATCgtgtaacaaataacacagaattatacaaACCATATTTCCCAGTCAATATCAACGACAATAACATAAACGATTGTAATATACTGCTAACCGAAAACATCACAATAACAGAACTCAAACAAGCAGTAAAgaactaaaaaaacaaatcaccagGAAATGACGGCATACAAGCAGTTCTCATCAAAATaaggctagccgtccctaatttagcaatgtaagactagatggaaggcagctagtcatcatcacccaccgccaactcttgggctactcttttaccaacgacgaGTGAgactgatcatcacattataacacccccacagctgaaagtgcgagcatgtttgatatgacggggattcgaacacacgaccttCAGATTGACGAcacaagttatttttcttaatgtttatttgttacagaTTCTGCAAATAAACAGTCTTCTGACTATATAGTCAacgttttaattatgttttgaaagATTTACAGCATacacttttgtatatatattttaatgtatttcgattttgaaatgtatagtaattgaaatatttatgaaaaacataagTGATGCACAAACACACAGAGGAATCAAAAACAAGAAGTAATTACGGGTATACGGTTAATTTTATGAATGGAACAAAATAATGTCAtggaaaatacaaagaaaaacgtataagttgtgacggggattcgaattcgcgacccttgggctactcttttactaacgaatagtgggattgaccgtcacattataacgccctcacggctgaaagggcgagcatgtttggtgtgacggagatttgaatccgcgaccatcagattgtgagtcgaatgctctaaccagctggtcatgccaggccttagGTTAGATGTATTTACAGTAAATGGGTTGAGGATGTACTTTGGTGCCGAAGTTGCCAGTAGATATGTGTAATGTTAGATATCAACAGTTAGgtaaattgtatattaaatatatcgaCAGTAGTTGGTTGAAGATGCATTTACGTAACACCATTGTCAGCTTATAGGTGTTCTGTTAAATATAAACACAGGGCCaaagtgattaaaaacaaaaaaaaaaaccttgctAGTATTCCTAATGGCCATCTTTAACGGACAGATGCTTAGTTTTGATTGCTGTTTTTCTGTAGCATTTTATTAATAGTTAAAGAAGtcatatttttgaattaattgtGAAAATAATTCACAATTTATCGTTGGTgagtgtgatttcttatagcaaagccccattgGGCAATctactgagtctaccgaggggtaAAGGTCTCGTCGACACTGGATACAGCAGATATAGTATGATTAACAGATTTTTGTTACATTCTCCAAGTCGTTCATCAACTTTAAAGGAAATCTTCATTCTCACATACAACGCAGAACGAGGTATATACAACAGCACTGTCTGAATTGCTATAACCATGCGTTTATTTCAATCACACATGAATGCATTAAAAATTATTGGGTAACTTTGACCCGATTATCTctgttttaaaacagaataatagTGCCAGTATTTAgccattaaaatttttattaacatcTAATTTTATCcaagaaaaataagtatttaaaaatacttttaacaagtttttattttccaaCTACCAggcaaaaaaatatcaaatacgtTATTCTTGAGATTTATAACTCAATTTACAATACTTCAAAATCAGACACTAATCTCCATGTTGTTTTAACACTACAGATTTTTTTCCGTGTGATTGTTGCCCTACTATTCTCAGTATCGATCGTCAATATACCGAGTTATTATATGGCTATCCTTGCTGTGCTTTGCATTAGCGATGAATACCTCGAAATTTACGAAAATCTGGTACATTGTGAGTTGGATGGTGACGAGAGCACGATTAGCGACGAGTGTCCGGGTAATTACGATTGGATCCAAGGTCTCGACACTAGTGACGACGAAGCCCGGGAGACTAGGGGTATCACGGACCTAGACGAAGCTCGGAAGAAGGTGTAAATAAGAAACAGCTgtagactttaaaaacaaatggcTCTCAGTTAACAAATGCAATAAAATCATCATAAGTAAAATAGCTTCAAGCTTGATTCTCAGCAAAATCTTCTACAGAGAATAAACTTTGTGGAGAAAACCTTGAAGCGCTATGGTTTCTCCTTACCCCGTAATCTACTGTGCGCCATTTCAGATTTCTTTCTACGCATATCTaagataaaaactgttataaaattattgtctCTAATATTTCTTCAtgtatgaagatttttttaaatatataaatttcatttgGATAAGAATCCTTTAATTTTGCTAGTACCTTCAGAAGCGTATTAATGTTATCAGGCGTTTTAACGCCATAATAGCATTTCGAACGTCTGACTCATCGAGAAAATTATCCATCAAcacgaaaacaacaataaattgaacAGTTACGAAATTTATGgaaatttattataagaaaaaattaaaaacataatttatttttattgttttgttttcctaaAGGTGCTCCCCTCAAATGTATTTTGATGCaaaatatactacatctactacACTTGAAGGGTCCCAACAATTTAAGGATCTTGATGTAAAATGTATTACATCTTCACCAGAAGGGTTCCAACAGTTTAAGAATCTTGATGTAAGATGTATTACATCTTCACCTGAAGGGTTCCAACAGTTTAAGAATTTTGAAGCAAGATGTACTTTACTTCTACACCTGAAGGGTCCCAATAGTTTAAGGATCTTGATCTAAGATGTATTACATCTTCACCTGAAGGGTTCCAACAGTTTAAGAATCTTGATGTAAGATGTATTATATCTTCATCTGAAGAGTTCCAACAGTTTAAGGATTTTGAAGGAAGAGGTATTACATCTACACTTGAAAGGTCCCAACAGTTTAAGGATCTTGATGTAAAATGTACTACATCTTCACCTGAAGGATCCCAAAAGTTTAAGGATCTTGATATAAGATGTATTACATTTACACCTCAAGGGTCCCAACAGTTTAAAGATTTTAAGAAAGAATTTTGGTTCTCATATGTACAACTGTACTTAACTCTTTTAAATCTATCTACAGACTGTAGGGCTTAACTCGCTTTGCACTCtttatatatgaagaaaaatactGGGTCTGATGaaaatgtatgtaaatttattttcctCTATGTTTTCCAAAAATACAGCAATTTTGCTCTTGCCTTTCAAATTTAATATggatataatgtgtttttttttttcactctctctctctctctctctctctgtgtgtgtatatttcaTTGTAAGTAAGGCAATTTAGTTCACATCATGTTAATATCACACAGAAGTGTCCActaatgtaaagttttgtgttgGTCTTAACTTTAAGTTGTGACCAAGCAGAAGTAGTGTTAGCTTGACGTTATGATTGGTCACATGTAATATTCGTTTTAGGTTATGATTGGTCACACGTAATATTCGTTTTAGGTTGTGATTGGTCACATGTAATATTCGTTTTAGGTTGTGATTGGTCACACGTAATATTCGTTTTAGGTTGTGATTGGTCACACGTAATATTCGTTTTAGGTTGTGATTGGTCACACGTAATATTCGTTTTAGGTTGTGATTGGTCACATGTAATATTCGTTTTAGGTTGTGATTGGTCACACGTAATATTCGTTTTAGGTTGTGATTGGTCACACATAATATTCGTTTTAGGTTATGATTGGTCACTTGTAATATTAGTTTTAGGTTATGATTGGTCATATGTAATATTAGTTTGAGATTGTGGCTGGGCACATACCTGTAACAACAGGTCATCAGCCTGAATTTTCTGTATACATAAAAATCACATAGATTAATAAAGtaaggacaaaaatatttttaatatttatatattatatacaacattGACATAAAAAGTTCACATCAGACATAGATAACAACTGATTAGAAACTCTTGCAATATCACTTCCATAATAAAAAGTACACTGATTATGTATGATGAATCAAATCACTTTAGAAGGCACTACTGTCATAATGAAGTTCTGTTTGCCATTAACATATATGAACAATGTTTACCTTTATGTATGATCACCTAACAGGTCAAATCTATAAAACGTTTATAACCACTAAGGCTGGCATGGACAAAATCGTATACAATCTACAAACGTTGAACAATTTGTTTACTTACATTTCAAAAAATTAGACAATTTCAGTTTATTCTACTTTTATGCATTTCCAAAATCAGATTGtcaaataaacatagaaacttcaatttttatttaaaaaaatttagtgttgaccaataacatttataaattccTAGTTATGAGATTTTAATCATGTGCAAACATGCTTAAAACAATTTCACTGAAAATACTGTTTGGGAAAACAGCAACTACTTAAAGTAACAAGTAAAACTTTCTGACCTGCTAGTCTTGTTTGAGATCAATAACAG
This region includes:
- the LOC143257928 gene encoding uncharacterized protein LOC143257928; this translates as MLETISTLQERLWNAFTNFNWVLSPTLLALLLLNIIGSLYDGHKIPLFIAIFFRVIVALLFSVSIVNIPSYYMAILAVLCISDEYLEIYENLVHCELDGDESTISDECPGNYDWIQGLDTSDDEARETRGITDLDEARKKV